The following coding sequences lie in one Lolium perenne isolate Kyuss_39 chromosome 2, Kyuss_2.0, whole genome shotgun sequence genomic window:
- the LOC127334684 gene encoding uncharacterized protein isoform X2 has translation MATFFNFDGAPAVYESGRFGRAMLPYDVVNYLQFLVIHKVCFLGNFIRLDIVGHVNSFISSWCDIMKNQNQCMWEGMLLSNANEANDVGEESHPDNQGDSK, from the exons ATGGCCACCTTCTTCAATTTTGATGGAG CTCCTGCAGTTTATGAATCTGGGAggtttggtcgagcgatgctgccCTATGATGTAGTAAATTATCTGCAGTTTTTGGTAATTCACAAGGTCTGCTTTTTGGGAAACTTCATTCGGTTGGATATAGTTGGGCATGTCAATTCATTCAT ATCTTCCTGGTGTGACATCATGAAAAATCAAAATCAGTGTATGTGGGAGGGGATGCTCCTAAGTAATGCTAATGAAGCTAATGATGTTGGTGAAGAATCTCATCCAGATAATCAGGGAGATTCAAA ATGA
- the LOC127334684 gene encoding uncharacterized protein isoform X1, translated as MATFFNFDGAPAVYESGRFGRAMLPYDVVNYLQFLVIHKVCFLGNFIRLDIVGHVNSFISSWCDIMKNQNQCMWEGMLLSNANEANDVGEESHPDNQGDSKR; from the exons ATGGCCACCTTCTTCAATTTTGATGGAG CTCCTGCAGTTTATGAATCTGGGAggtttggtcgagcgatgctgccCTATGATGTAGTAAATTATCTGCAGTTTTTGGTAATTCACAAGGTCTGCTTTTTGGGAAACTTCATTCGGTTGGATATAGTTGGGCATGTCAATTCATTCAT ATCTTCCTGGTGTGACATCATGAAAAATCAAAATCAGTGTATGTGGGAGGGGATGCTCCTAAGTAATGCTAATGAAGCTAATGATGTTGGTGAAGAATCTCATCCAGATAATCAGGGAGATTCAAA AAGATGA